In Rhodothermus marinus DSM 4252, a single genomic region encodes these proteins:
- the groL gene encoding chaperonin GroEL (60 kDa chaperone family; promotes refolding of misfolded polypeptides especially under stressful conditions; forms two stacked rings of heptamers to form a barrel-shaped 14mer; ends can be capped by GroES; misfolded proteins enter the barrel where they are refolded when GroES binds), whose protein sequence is MAAKQITFNADARMALKRGVDKLADAVKVTLGPKGRNVIIEKKFGAPTVTKDGVTVAKEIELEDKLENVGAQMVKEVASKTSDVAGDGTTTATVLAQAILTAGLKSVTAGANPMDLKRGIDKAVEVVVAELRKMSQEVQDKNRIAQVATISANGDKAIGQLIADAFEKVGKDGVITVEEAKGTETTLEVVEGMQFDRGYLSPYFVTNPDTMEAVLEDAYILIHDKKISAMKDLLPILEKVVQTGRPLLIIAEDVEGEALATLVVNKLRGVLKVAAVKAPGFGDRRKAMLEDIAILTGGTVISEEKGYRLENATLDYLGQAERIIVDKDNTTIVGGKGDPAQIKARANQIRQQIEETTSDYDREKLQERLAKLAGGVAVLKIGAATEPEMKEKKARVEDALHATRAAVEEGIVPGGGVAYIRAIAALDKVEVENEDQKIGVQIVQRALEEPLRQIAANAGWEGSIVVQRVKEGQGDFGFNAQTEEFGNLLEQGVIDPTKVARTALENAASVAGLLLTTEAVVAEKPEKEKAAAPSPGDMDF, encoded by the coding sequence ATGGCTGCGAAGCAGATTACGTTCAACGCGGATGCGCGCATGGCGCTGAAGCGGGGCGTCGACAAGCTGGCCGACGCTGTAAAGGTGACGCTGGGGCCGAAGGGCCGCAACGTGATCATTGAGAAGAAGTTTGGCGCCCCGACCGTCACGAAGGACGGCGTGACGGTGGCCAAGGAAATCGAGCTGGAGGACAAGCTGGAGAACGTCGGTGCCCAGATGGTCAAGGAGGTCGCCTCGAAGACGAGCGATGTGGCGGGTGACGGTACGACGACGGCGACCGTCCTGGCCCAGGCCATCCTGACGGCCGGTCTGAAGAGCGTCACGGCCGGTGCGAACCCGATGGACCTGAAGCGGGGCATCGACAAGGCCGTGGAGGTGGTCGTGGCCGAGCTGCGCAAGATGAGCCAGGAGGTGCAGGACAAGAACCGCATTGCGCAGGTGGCGACGATCTCGGCCAACGGCGACAAGGCCATCGGGCAGCTCATCGCCGACGCGTTCGAGAAGGTCGGCAAGGACGGCGTCATCACGGTCGAGGAGGCCAAGGGCACCGAGACGACGCTCGAGGTCGTCGAGGGTATGCAGTTCGACCGGGGGTACCTCTCGCCCTACTTCGTGACGAACCCCGACACGATGGAGGCCGTCCTGGAGGACGCCTACATCCTGATTCATGACAAGAAGATCTCGGCGATGAAGGACCTGCTGCCGATTCTGGAGAAGGTGGTCCAGACCGGCCGGCCGCTCCTGATCATCGCCGAGGATGTGGAGGGCGAGGCGCTGGCGACCCTGGTCGTCAACAAGCTGCGCGGCGTGCTGAAGGTGGCGGCCGTCAAGGCGCCGGGCTTCGGCGATCGCCGCAAGGCCATGCTGGAAGACATCGCCATCCTGACCGGCGGTACGGTTATCTCTGAGGAGAAGGGTTACCGGCTGGAGAACGCCACGCTGGACTACCTGGGCCAGGCCGAGCGGATCATCGTCGACAAGGACAACACGACGATCGTCGGCGGCAAGGGCGATCCGGCTCAGATCAAGGCCCGCGCCAACCAGATCCGGCAGCAGATCGAGGAGACCACCAGCGACTACGACCGCGAGAAGCTGCAGGAGCGGTTGGCGAAGCTGGCCGGTGGCGTGGCGGTACTGAAGATCGGTGCGGCCACCGAGCCCGAAATGAAAGAGAAGAAGGCCCGCGTCGAGGACGCGCTGCACGCGACGCGTGCCGCCGTCGAAGAGGGCATCGTGCCGGGTGGTGGTGTGGCCTACATCCGGGCCATTGCGGCGCTCGACAAGGTCGAGGTGGAAAACGAGGACCAGAAGATCGGCGTGCAGATCGTCCAGCGGGCGCTGGAAGAGCCGCTCCGGCAGATTGCTGCGAACGCGGGCTGGGAAGGCTCGATCGTCGTCCAGCGCGTCAAGGAAGGTCAGGGCGACTTCGGCTTCAACGCCCAGACCGAAGAGTTCGGTAACCTGCTGGAGCAGGGCGTGATCGACCCGACGAAGGTCGCGCGCACGGCGCTGGAGAACGCCGCCTCGGTGGCCGGCCTGCTGCTGACCACGGAGGCCGTCGTGGCCGAAAAGCCGGAGAAGGAAAAGGCTGCGGCGCCGAGCCCTGGCGACATGGACTTCTAA
- the groES gene encoding co-chaperone GroES encodes MEVRDMAKVKIKPLSDRVVIKPEPPEEKTESGLYIPDTAKEKPQRGTVIAVGPGRVENGTKIEMSVKEGDKVLYGKYAGTEITIDGEEYLIMRETDILGIIEEEK; translated from the coding sequence ATGGAGGTGCGCGATATGGCGAAGGTTAAAATTAAGCCGCTGAGCGATCGGGTTGTAATCAAGCCGGAGCCGCCGGAGGAGAAGACCGAAAGCGGTCTGTACATTCCGGACACGGCCAAGGAGAAACCGCAGCGGGGTACGGTGATCGCCGTCGGTCCCGGGCGTGTGGAGAACGGGACCAAGATTGAGATGAGCGTGAAGGAGGGCGACAAGGTGCTCTACGGCAAGTATGCCGGCACCGAGATCACGATCGACGGCGAGGAGTATCTCATCATGCGGGAGACCGACATCCTGGGGATTATCGAAGAGGAGAAGTAA
- a CDS encoding DUF2085 domain-containing protein — protein MALQSSRVPLLAAGVTGLLLLLISLPPFVPPSIRALLMAAFAPVCHQLPDRSFWIDGVQLAVCQRCYGIYTGLFLGSLLLPLLGDGARWIYRRAPLVLSGALLPPALDWGLQLVHLWHNTPLTRTLTGLWFGLGAGLLLAATLRYAPRKTQPCPA, from the coding sequence ATGGCGTTACAATCGTCCCGCGTTCCTCTGCTGGCGGCCGGCGTCACCGGCCTGCTTCTGCTGCTGATCTCGCTGCCGCCGTTCGTGCCGCCTTCGATCCGGGCGTTGCTCATGGCGGCCTTCGCGCCGGTGTGCCACCAGTTGCCTGACCGTTCGTTCTGGATCGACGGAGTTCAGCTGGCCGTCTGCCAGCGCTGCTATGGAATCTATACCGGCCTTTTTCTGGGATCGCTGCTGCTGCCGCTGCTCGGCGACGGGGCGCGGTGGATTTACCGGCGGGCGCCTCTGGTACTGAGCGGGGCGCTGTTGCCTCCGGCGCTGGACTGGGGCCTGCAGCTTGTGCACCTCTGGCACAACACACCGCTTACGCGCACGCTCACCGGCCTCTGGTTCGGGCTGGGAGCCGGACTGCTCCTTGCGGCAACGCTGCGCTATGCGCCCCGGAAAACCCAACCCTGTCCGGCCTGA
- the mutY gene encoding A/G-specific adenine glycosylase, with protein MSRRASSRSYLDRLTPALRETFHGLIDWYRRHARDLPWRRTRDPYRIWVAEVMLQQTRVDQAGPYYERFLRAFPTVEALAAASLDDVLRCWEGLGYYARARNLHRAARQLVAEHGGRLPTTYEALRRLPGVGPYTAAAVASIAFGEPRAVLDGNVIRVLTRVLAVADDARASATRRALQEVADALISDEEPGTFNQALMELGATVCTPVQPRCNDCPLREVCRARAMGDPTAFPVQTPRASVPHYEVALGLLFNEEGAVLIQRRPEDGLLGGLWEFPGGKREPGESLEAACARELHEELGVRVAVGPCLATVRHAYTHFRVTLYAFPCTLLEGVPRSRAGLPLRWVPLNELDHYAFPRANRRLIELLKQRRLQPDLFGQNPVR; from the coding sequence ATGAGCCGCCGCGCTTCGTCCAGGTCGTATCTGGATCGTCTGACGCCCGCCCTTCGGGAGACGTTTCACGGGCTGATCGACTGGTATCGCCGGCACGCACGCGATCTGCCCTGGCGGCGCACGCGGGATCCCTACCGCATCTGGGTGGCAGAGGTGATGCTGCAGCAGACCCGGGTCGATCAGGCCGGCCCGTACTATGAACGGTTTCTCAGAGCCTTTCCCACCGTCGAAGCGCTGGCGGCCGCTTCGCTCGACGACGTGCTGCGCTGCTGGGAGGGGCTGGGCTACTATGCCCGGGCCCGCAACCTGCACCGGGCAGCGCGCCAGCTCGTCGCGGAGCATGGCGGCCGGTTGCCGACCACCTACGAGGCGCTGCGTCGGTTGCCCGGCGTCGGACCCTATACGGCGGCCGCCGTGGCTTCCATCGCCTTCGGGGAGCCTCGCGCTGTGCTCGACGGCAACGTGATCCGGGTGCTGACGCGCGTGCTGGCCGTGGCGGACGACGCCAGGGCCTCGGCCACGCGTCGGGCGCTGCAGGAGGTGGCCGACGCGCTGATCTCGGACGAGGAGCCCGGGACGTTCAACCAGGCGCTGATGGAACTGGGGGCCACCGTCTGTACGCCTGTGCAGCCGCGTTGCAACGACTGTCCGCTCCGTGAGGTGTGCCGGGCGCGGGCAATGGGCGATCCGACGGCCTTTCCGGTGCAGACGCCGCGCGCTTCGGTGCCGCATTACGAAGTGGCCCTGGGGCTACTGTTTAACGAAGAAGGGGCCGTGCTCATCCAGCGCCGGCCGGAAGACGGACTGCTGGGCGGGCTGTGGGAGTTTCCGGGGGGCAAGCGCGAACCGGGCGAATCGCTCGAAGCCGCCTGCGCCCGCGAGTTGCATGAAGAACTGGGCGTGCGCGTGGCGGTGGGGCCCTGTCTGGCCACGGTGCGCCATGCCTATACCCACTTCCGGGTGACGCTGTATGCATTTCCCTGCACGCTTCTGGAAGGCGTGCCGCGCTCGCGGGCCGGATTGCCGCTACGCTGGGTGCCGCTGAACGAACTGGACCACTACGCATTTCCCCGCGCCAACCGCCGCCTGATCGAACTGCTCAAGCAGCGCCGCCTCCAGCCCGATCTTTTCGGACAGAATCCTGTGCGGTAA
- a CDS encoding BamA/OMP85 family outer membrane protein, translated as MSRVAASFRLGTIRILESGPLSAEVVRAALPFRPGDRLNAERLQAGLEAVARRYAEAGYPLARVIIRQLDQDPAHPDRLLLALAVEPGPCLYLDRIVLRGTRRTRPDFVARLLNLQIGRRLRAFNPERMQERLTATGLFRRVDPPELYLTGDTTAALVFPLEEAPPGSFDLLLGYQPPGAGAGGVVGSGHLQLRHLFGAGRELDVQLERLPGRVSRFRLEAADPFLPGTSFSLRLGFAGHQQDSTYNRQDFRLVLGYRFPSGLQLTASWRREATRPGPAGLRLEDGRQRIARGTATLFGVGLRWEQLDHPLAPRQGLTLTVQAERGRKTWSARQVSGGDTLRVHERFRQDRLEAMLRFYGPLAARLVLVGGGELALLRADRYDAADFYRLGGARSLRGYNEEQFAGHRTARLLAEIRYLLTPPTFIFGFLDLGYVATPSLPGTEPRTAWHPGYGLGLQLQTGAGLLNLSYALNPDEPLLDGRIHLQLVFAL; from the coding sequence GTGTCGCGTGTTGCCGCTTCGTTCAGGCTGGGTACGATTCGCATTCTCGAGAGCGGTCCGCTTTCGGCCGAAGTCGTTCGAGCCGCGCTGCCGTTTCGACCGGGAGATCGCCTGAACGCCGAGCGGCTGCAGGCCGGACTGGAAGCCGTCGCCCGCCGCTACGCCGAGGCGGGCTATCCGCTGGCCCGCGTCATCATCCGCCAGCTCGACCAGGATCCCGCTCATCCCGACCGGTTGCTGCTGGCCCTTGCCGTGGAGCCCGGCCCTTGCCTGTACCTGGACCGCATCGTGCTGCGGGGCACCCGACGCACCCGCCCGGATTTTGTCGCCCGGCTGCTGAACCTTCAGATCGGCCGCAGGCTACGCGCCTTCAACCCGGAGCGCATGCAGGAACGACTAACCGCCACGGGCCTGTTTCGCCGCGTCGATCCGCCGGAGCTGTACCTGACCGGCGACACCACGGCCGCCCTGGTCTTTCCGCTGGAAGAAGCCCCGCCCGGATCGTTCGACCTGCTGCTGGGCTACCAGCCACCCGGTGCAGGTGCCGGTGGCGTGGTGGGCAGCGGCCATCTGCAACTTCGCCACCTTTTCGGCGCCGGCCGGGAACTGGACGTGCAACTGGAGCGACTGCCCGGCCGTGTCAGCCGCTTTCGGCTGGAGGCGGCCGATCCGTTCCTGCCGGGCACGTCGTTCTCGCTTCGCCTGGGTTTTGCCGGACACCAGCAGGATTCCACCTACAACCGTCAAGATTTCCGGCTGGTGCTGGGCTACCGCTTTCCGTCCGGCCTGCAGCTAACGGCTTCCTGGCGGCGCGAGGCCACCCGTCCCGGTCCCGCCGGCCTGCGCCTGGAAGACGGACGGCAACGCATCGCCCGGGGGACGGCCACGCTGTTCGGCGTTGGGCTGCGCTGGGAGCAACTGGATCACCCGCTCGCACCGCGCCAGGGGCTGACGCTGACGGTCCAGGCCGAGCGCGGCCGCAAAACCTGGAGCGCCCGCCAGGTGAGTGGTGGCGATACGCTCCGGGTACACGAACGCTTCCGCCAGGATCGCCTTGAAGCCATGCTGCGCTTCTACGGCCCCCTGGCCGCCCGACTCGTGCTCGTCGGCGGCGGCGAGCTGGCCCTGCTCCGCGCCGACCGGTACGACGCGGCGGATTTCTATCGCCTGGGCGGCGCCCGCTCGCTGCGCGGCTATAACGAAGAGCAGTTTGCCGGCCACCGGACTGCCCGCCTGCTGGCCGAAATTCGCTACCTGTTGACGCCGCCGACCTTTATCTTTGGATTTCTGGATCTGGGCTACGTGGCCACGCCATCGCTGCCCGGCACCGAGCCCCGAACGGCCTGGCATCCGGGCTACGGGCTGGGCCTTCAGCTTCAGACCGGCGCGGGGCTGCTCAACCTGAGCTACGCGCTGAACCCGGACGAGCCGCTGCTGGACGGCCGGATTCATCTGCAACTGGTTTTTGCGCTCTAA
- a CDS encoding RsmE family RNA methyltransferase, with protein sequence MTTTFYAPPEAFRDGWVRLPDDEAHHAVRVLRHRPGDEVIVVDGVGGWHRLRLELVDRQGVQGRVLETRRDVGEPPYRLTIGLALLKQTARFETFLEKAVELGVAAIVPLLTARTERTHFRPERARRLLIAAMKQCGRSRLPLLHAPRPFAEVLHDPAALRLLCHEQPDRPRHPIHELLRRPVGDALVLVGPEGGFTSDEVLQAEAAGFQTVSLGARRLRAETAALVAASAFLICQDHR encoded by the coding sequence ATGACCACCACCTTCTACGCGCCTCCGGAGGCCTTCCGCGACGGGTGGGTCCGGTTGCCCGACGACGAGGCCCACCACGCCGTGCGCGTGCTGCGCCACCGGCCGGGCGACGAAGTGATCGTCGTGGACGGCGTGGGCGGCTGGCACCGCCTGCGCCTGGAGCTGGTGGATCGCCAGGGCGTGCAGGGCCGCGTGCTGGAAACGCGCCGCGACGTCGGCGAACCGCCCTATCGCCTGACCATCGGGCTGGCGCTGCTCAAGCAGACCGCCCGCTTCGAAACCTTCCTGGAAAAAGCCGTCGAACTGGGTGTTGCGGCCATCGTGCCGCTGCTCACGGCCCGCACCGAGCGCACGCATTTTCGTCCGGAACGCGCCCGTCGCTTGCTCATCGCCGCCATGAAGCAGTGCGGCCGCAGCCGCCTTCCGCTGCTGCATGCGCCCCGGCCATTTGCGGAGGTGCTGCACGATCCGGCCGCGCTCCGCCTACTCTGCCACGAGCAGCCCGACCGCCCGCGCCACCCCATACACGAACTGCTTCGCCGACCGGTCGGCGACGCGCTCGTGCTCGTCGGCCCCGAGGGTGGCTTCACCAGCGACGAAGTCCTTCAGGCCGAAGCGGCCGGCTTCCAGACGGTGTCGCTGGGCGCGCGTCGCCTTCGCGCCGAAACCGCCGCGCTGGTGGCCGCCAGCGCGTTTCTGATCTGTCAGGACCACCGATAA
- a CDS encoding heavy metal-binding domain-containing protein codes for MLKSTTSSIEGRRITKYHGIVTGEAILGANVFRDLFAGIRDIIGGRSAAYEKELRKARELAFAEMEEEARQLGANAIVGIDIDYETIQIGGGGNMLMVSVSGTAVTVA; via the coding sequence ATGCTCAAAAGTACAACCTCTTCCATCGAAGGACGCCGCATCACGAAGTACCACGGGATCGTGACCGGCGAGGCCATTCTGGGCGCCAACGTTTTCCGGGATCTGTTTGCCGGCATCCGCGACATCATCGGCGGACGCTCGGCCGCCTACGAAAAAGAGCTGCGCAAGGCGCGCGAGCTGGCCTTCGCCGAAATGGAGGAAGAGGCCCGTCAGCTCGGCGCCAACGCGATCGTAGGCATCGACATCGACTACGAGACGATCCAGATCGGTGGCGGCGGCAACATGCTCATGGTCAGCGTCAGCGGCACGGCCGTCACCGTGGCGTAG
- a CDS encoding NUDIX domain-containing protein has translation MAEEQTLRSEQVFDGRLLKVYRDEVALPDGRHSVREWIDHPGASAVVPLFPDGTTVLVRQFRYPPRRFFLEVPAGKLDRPGEDPETVARRELEEETGWQARTLIHLASLYPCIGYSNELIHFYLARDLEPGRQQLAEGEWLEVVRMPLEEAFAKARRGEIADMKSTAALLLAEAFLQKNDKAVG, from the coding sequence ATGGCCGAAGAACAGACGCTCAGGTCCGAGCAGGTTTTCGACGGACGCCTGCTCAAGGTGTATCGAGACGAGGTGGCATTGCCGGACGGCCGCCATTCGGTGCGCGAGTGGATCGATCATCCGGGCGCCTCGGCCGTGGTGCCGCTGTTTCCGGACGGCACCACCGTGCTGGTGCGGCAGTTTCGCTATCCGCCCCGTCGCTTTTTTCTGGAGGTGCCGGCCGGCAAACTGGACCGTCCCGGCGAAGATCCGGAAACCGTAGCGCGACGCGAACTGGAGGAAGAGACCGGCTGGCAGGCCCGCACGCTGATCCACCTGGCCTCGCTCTATCCCTGCATCGGCTACAGCAACGAACTCATCCATTTCTACCTGGCCCGCGATCTGGAGCCGGGCCGCCAGCAACTGGCCGAAGGGGAATGGCTCGAGGTGGTGCGCATGCCGCTGGAAGAAGCCTTCGCCAAAGCCCGGCGCGGTGAAATCGCCGACATGAAATCGACGGCCGCCCTGTTGCTGGCCGAAGCCTTTCTTCAAAAAAACGACAAGGCTGTTGGATAA
- the secG gene encoding preprotein translocase subunit SecG, with the protein MFTFLIILITLIAILLVLVVLLQSGRGGGLAGIAAGGAQQVLGARQAPDILEKTTWTLAVIFIVLCILTNFTIDTTERRESIIQQRAQQEEVQPTVPPAEQQATPPAPSGNQQNEQN; encoded by the coding sequence ATGTTTACGTTTCTGATCATTCTGATTACGCTGATTGCGATCCTGCTGGTGCTGGTGGTGCTGCTGCAGAGCGGCCGCGGCGGCGGCCTGGCCGGCATTGCCGCGGGCGGTGCCCAGCAGGTGCTGGGAGCCCGTCAGGCGCCCGACATCCTGGAAAAGACCACGTGGACGCTGGCCGTCATCTTCATCGTGCTCTGCATTCTGACGAACTTCACGATCGACACGACCGAGCGCCGCGAGAGCATCATTCAGCAGCGGGCGCAGCAGGAAGAGGTGCAGCCCACCGTGCCGCCGGCCGAGCAACAGGCCACACCACCTGCTCCGTCGGGCAACCAGCAGAACGAACAGAACTGA
- a CDS encoding ligand-binding sensor domain-containing protein: MRGLWLLVLMGLLGSVQAQPAGRWQAHTSMRQVTDLALAPSSVWVATGGGVFRYSPEDGSLQRFTAVEGLHQVGVRALAWDARRQTLWIGYGDGVIDRLDPAGGTIRAFFDIARAERFPDRQIFRLRMQGDTLLVATAFGVVVFDPVNGVVRDTYTQFGTFSDMAVYDLTVGPGPDGQPTLWLATAQGVAYAPLSHPNLKDPGAWTMESEGLDGQLPVRSIALHGQTLYVGLERGLAVRQPDGSYELRWEGEAVTDLQPLGDLLLGTAGNRVLRVDATTSVQTLGSDSLGRPLRLATDGETLWIGDGENGLLRAAVPDAGATGLDVLEKILPDGPYVNVFADLAIDPAGNLWATDVATGGTAGFHRMAPDGRWTAFLPAILGGRSAFRPVYADAAGNVWVGSDGNGLVQVAPDSTLIFYDATNSTLEPAAGTSSFIIVRGLGSDPEGRLWVANLTAPHPLHVRLPDGTWQRAPIPSCINSLSTTLGRLLVDEYGQLWIVAVSRGNLRINTGLILYDPGDDPARADDDACRYLSERGGGGQGLPGVAVQALAEDRDGRVWIGTTEGLAYVLNNPFAAADPNTVPVWPLAADRQPGENPFLLSGLSVNDLAVDPANRLWVATDDGVYVVEQAGVDFRIAEHFTQENSPLLSDVVQAVAVDARSGRVFLATAAGLVSYQGDAIAPAEQARPLFVYPNPVRVGPEEDAMVFIEGLVEATELRIVTVDGRLVTSFETRGGRVRWDGRDRYGRPVPSGVYLIVAVGQNGEGTAYGKVAILR; encoded by the coding sequence ATGCGCGGGCTGTGGCTGCTGGTGCTGATGGGGCTGCTCGGAAGCGTTCAGGCGCAACCGGCCGGTCGCTGGCAGGCCCATACTTCGATGCGACAGGTAACCGATCTGGCGCTGGCTCCTTCAAGCGTCTGGGTGGCGACCGGCGGTGGGGTGTTTCGCTACAGCCCGGAAGACGGTAGCCTGCAGCGCTTTACGGCCGTCGAGGGCCTGCATCAGGTGGGCGTCCGGGCGCTGGCCTGGGATGCCCGGCGGCAGACGCTCTGGATCGGCTACGGCGATGGCGTGATCGACCGGCTCGATCCGGCCGGCGGTACCATTCGCGCCTTTTTCGACATCGCACGAGCCGAGCGCTTCCCGGACCGGCAGATCTTCCGGCTGCGCATGCAGGGCGATACACTGCTGGTGGCCACGGCTTTCGGCGTGGTCGTGTTCGATCCGGTGAACGGGGTCGTGCGCGATACCTACACGCAATTCGGCACGTTTTCGGACATGGCCGTCTATGATCTGACGGTCGGTCCCGGTCCCGACGGGCAGCCGACGCTCTGGCTGGCCACGGCCCAGGGGGTGGCCTACGCACCGCTGAGCCATCCCAACCTGAAGGATCCGGGCGCCTGGACGATGGAGTCTGAGGGGCTGGACGGCCAGTTGCCGGTGCGTTCGATCGCCCTGCACGGCCAGACCCTGTACGTCGGGCTGGAGCGTGGGCTGGCGGTGCGGCAGCCTGATGGGAGCTACGAGCTTCGCTGGGAGGGCGAGGCCGTCACCGACCTGCAACCACTGGGCGATCTGTTGCTGGGGACGGCCGGCAATCGGGTGCTGCGTGTCGACGCGACGACATCGGTGCAGACGCTCGGGAGCGACAGCCTGGGACGTCCGCTGCGGCTGGCTACCGACGGCGAGACGCTCTGGATCGGTGATGGCGAAAACGGCCTGCTGCGGGCGGCCGTGCCCGATGCCGGGGCGACAGGCCTGGACGTTCTGGAAAAGATCCTGCCCGACGGACCCTATGTGAACGTCTTTGCCGATCTGGCGATCGATCCCGCCGGCAACCTGTGGGCCACCGATGTGGCGACCGGCGGCACGGCCGGGTTTCACCGGATGGCCCCTGACGGACGATGGACGGCCTTTCTACCCGCTATACTGGGTGGGCGCTCGGCGTTTCGGCCGGTGTATGCCGACGCGGCCGGAAACGTCTGGGTGGGATCTGATGGGAACGGGCTGGTGCAGGTCGCACCGGACAGCACGCTGATTTTCTACGACGCCACCAACTCCACGCTGGAGCCGGCCGCCGGCACGAGTAGCTTCATCATCGTGCGGGGACTGGGATCCGACCCGGAAGGGCGGCTCTGGGTGGCCAACCTGACCGCACCTCATCCGCTGCACGTGCGATTGCCCGACGGCACCTGGCAGCGCGCGCCGATCCCATCCTGCATCAACTCGCTCAGCACGACGCTGGGGCGGCTGCTGGTGGACGAGTACGGCCAGCTCTGGATCGTGGCGGTAAGCCGCGGCAACCTGCGGATCAATACGGGGCTGATCCTTTATGATCCGGGCGACGATCCGGCGCGGGCCGACGACGACGCCTGCCGCTACCTGAGCGAGCGGGGCGGTGGGGGGCAGGGTCTGCCGGGCGTGGCCGTGCAGGCGCTGGCCGAAGATCGCGACGGCCGCGTCTGGATCGGCACCACCGAAGGGCTCGCCTACGTGCTTAACAACCCGTTCGCGGCCGCCGATCCCAACACGGTGCCCGTCTGGCCGCTGGCGGCCGACCGGCAGCCCGGCGAAAACCCCTTTCTGCTCAGCGGCCTCTCGGTGAACGACCTGGCCGTCGATCCGGCCAACCGGCTCTGGGTGGCCACCGACGACGGCGTCTATGTGGTCGAGCAGGCAGGCGTGGATTTCCGGATTGCCGAACATTTCACACAGGAGAACAGCCCGCTGCTGTCCGACGTGGTGCAGGCCGTGGCCGTCGATGCGCGGAGCGGACGCGTCTTTCTGGCGACGGCCGCCGGGCTCGTCAGCTACCAGGGCGACGCCATCGCGCCGGCGGAACAGGCGCGGCCGCTGTTTGTTTACCCGAACCCGGTGCGCGTCGGGCCGGAAGAAGACGCGATGGTGTTCATTGAAGGCCTGGTCGAAGCGACCGAGCTACGGATCGTAACGGTAGACGGCCGCCTGGTGACCAGCTTCGAAACGCGGGGAGGCCGCGTGCGCTGGGACGGACGCGATCGCTACGGGCGTCCGGTGCCTTCGGGCGTCTATCTGATCGTGGCCGTCGGACAGAACGGCGAGGGCACCGCCTACGGCAAGGTGGCGATTCTTCGATGA
- the ribE gene encoding 6,7-dimethyl-8-ribityllumazine synthase, whose product MPVFIEGHYRPERVRLAIVVSRFNHFITERLLEGALDVLQRQGVDMDQVTVVRCPGAFEMPLVARKLARSGRYDAIICLGAVIRGATSHFEYVAGGAAQGLARTMLDTEVPVIFGVLTTDTIEQAIERAGTKAGNKGAEAALTALEMIDLMRKLD is encoded by the coding sequence ATGCCCGTTTTTATCGAAGGCCACTACCGTCCGGAGCGAGTTCGGCTGGCCATCGTGGTCAGCCGCTTCAATCATTTTATCACGGAGCGTCTGCTTGAAGGGGCGCTGGACGTGCTCCAGCGCCAGGGGGTTGATATGGACCAGGTGACGGTGGTGCGCTGTCCCGGTGCGTTCGAGATGCCGCTGGTTGCCCGCAAGCTGGCCCGTTCGGGCCGCTACGACGCGATCATCTGTCTGGGGGCCGTTATCCGGGGAGCCACCAGCCACTTCGAATACGTGGCCGGGGGTGCTGCGCAGGGACTGGCCCGCACGATGCTCGACACCGAGGTGCCTGTAATTTTCGGGGTGCTGACGACCGACACGATCGAGCAGGCCATCGAGCGGGCCGGCACGAAAGCCGGCAACAAAGGGGCCGAGGCGGCCCTGACGGCGCTGGAGATGATCGATCTGATGCGCAAGCTGGATTGA